In Microbaculum marinisediminis, one DNA window encodes the following:
- a CDS encoding transposase, which yields MEIDLAALPDDIEVLHHLIGDLVAALDHKRAEARAEIDRLRHIVKLLQRNRFGRRSERLDDDQMLLGLEDVDADIARAEAACPASSP from the coding sequence ATGGAGATCGATCTCGCCGCCCTGCCGGATGATATCGAGGTGCTGCATCACCTGATCGGCGATCTGGTTGCAGCACTCGACCATAAGCGGGCCGAGGCGCGCGCCGAGATCGATCGGCTGCGCCACATTGTCAAGCTGCTGCAGCGCAATCGCTTCGGCCGTCGCTCCGAACGCCTCGACGACGACCAGATGCTGCTCGGCCTCGAGGACGTCGATGCCGACATCGCCCGTGCAGAAGCGGCCTGTCCGGCGTCATCGCCATGA
- a CDS encoding DUF2147 domain-containing protein, which produces MVGAEAVRVQWTGIHASIRLFFVLLIAPLGTKLVAAQIDTPVGVWLHANKRIQVQIFPCGDRLCGKIVWFRWPNDAQGLPLVDLKNKNPELRSRPLLGLTVLRGLRHTGENTWTDGKIYNPDDGINYGAQMSIQDDSTLRVRAYVFQSALGETQVWTRVR; this is translated from the coding sequence ATGGTCGGTGCAGAAGCGGTGAGGGTACAATGGACGGGCATTCATGCGTCCATTCGCCTATTTTTTGTTCTACTTATTGCGCCGCTTGGCACAAAGTTGGTCGCTGCACAAATTGATACGCCGGTCGGCGTCTGGCTGCACGCAAACAAGCGGATCCAAGTTCAGATTTTCCCCTGCGGCGACCGACTGTGCGGGAAAATCGTTTGGTTCAGATGGCCCAACGACGCACAAGGCCTGCCGTTGGTCGATTTAAAGAATAAGAATCCGGAGCTCCGCTCTCGGCCCCTTTTGGGACTTACCGTCCTCCGGGGCCTTAGGCACACCGGAGAGAACACATGGACGGACGGCAAGATCTACAATCCGGACGATGGCATCAACTATGGCGCTCAAATGTCGATACAAGATGACAGTACTTTGCGCGTCCGCGCTTACGTGTTCCAATCTGCATTGGGCGAGACGCAAGTTTGGACGCGCGTCCGTTGA
- the tnpB gene encoding IS66 family insertion sequence element accessory protein TnpB (TnpB, as the term is used for proteins encoded by IS66 family insertion elements, is considered an accessory protein, since TnpC, encoded by a neighboring gene, is a DDE family transposase.), which yields MTLLPAGTKVHLAFGYTDMRKGMDGLAVLVQEVLHQDPFTGHLFVFRGRKANLIKIVFWDGTGLCLFTKRLEHGVFVWPANVEPGRTLSLTSEQLSHLLEGIDWRAPDQRWRPALAG from the coding sequence ATGACCCTGCTGCCTGCCGGCACCAAGGTGCATCTGGCCTTCGGCTATACCGACATGAGGAAGGGGATGGATGGGCTGGCCGTGCTCGTCCAGGAGGTGCTGCACCAGGACCCGTTCACCGGCCATCTCTTCGTGTTCCGGGGCCGCAAGGCCAATCTCATCAAGATCGTGTTCTGGGATGGGACCGGGCTGTGTCTGTTCACCAAAAGACTGGAACATGGCGTCTTCGTCTGGCCGGCCAATGTCGAGCCGGGACGGACGCTGTCGCTTACATCGGAGCAGCTCTCGCACCTGCTGGAAGGGATTGATTGGCGCGCGCCGGACCAGCGCTGGCGGCCGGCACTGGCAGGGTGA
- a CDS encoding DUF389 domain-containing protein produces the protein MAGSSRPIVTEAAAPSEQSPPEEKSPERIGREDLYEDIKNGAQLTRVYRVYFAMVALSTVVAAIGLNHNSMAVIIGAMVIAPLLGPNAALSLGITLGDLSLLRFGRLS, from the coding sequence ATGGCTGGATCAAGCAGGCCGATCGTGACGGAGGCCGCTGCTCCTTCCGAGCAGTCGCCGCCGGAGGAAAAGTCACCGGAGCGGATTGGCCGCGAGGACTTGTACGAGGATATCAAAAACGGCGCGCAACTGACGCGAGTCTATCGAGTCTATTTTGCGATGGTGGCGCTATCGACGGTGGTGGCGGCCATTGGCCTGAACCACAACAGCATGGCGGTCATCATCGGGGCCATGGTGATTGCGCCGCTACTCGGACCGAACGCGGCATTGTCGCTCGGCATTACGTTGGGCGACCTGTCGCTGCTTCGCTTCGGCAGGCTCTCCTGA
- the tnpA gene encoding IS66 family insertion sequence element accessory protein TnpA → MSQEPCRRTRYGEAFWRAHHEAWKRSDLNQREYCEAQGLSLKAFGNWRAKFKAEPEAPVCKLLYRRGGISHTLSHRQSHTFGHTPGHVTYPSLEVPRAPVVPPVRGGHRRRFTDAQRTHILAEAARPGASVSEVARRFGIARRVLCRWRQEEQVRFVDVEVVDAPAGGEVAS, encoded by the coding sequence ATGTCACAAGAACCGTGTCGCAGGACGCGCTATGGCGAGGCGTTCTGGCGGGCGCATCACGAGGCCTGGAAGCGTAGCGACCTGAATCAGCGAGAGTATTGCGAGGCGCAAGGCCTGTCGCTGAAGGCGTTCGGCAACTGGCGGGCGAAGTTCAAGGCCGAACCTGAAGCACCAGTGTGCAAGCTGCTCTATCGCCGCGGCGGCATAAGTCACACCTTAAGTCACAGGCAGAGTCACACCTTTGGTCACACCCCAGGTCACGTGACTTATCCCAGTCTGGAGGTACCGCGGGCACCGGTCGTGCCACCGGTGCGTGGCGGGCATCGCCGCCGTTTTACCGACGCGCAGCGCACCCATATCCTTGCCGAGGCAGCCCGACCCGGTGCCAGCGTCTCCGAAGTGGCACGACGCTTTGGCATTGCCCGGCGCGTACTCTGCCGCTGGCGCCAGGAGGAGCAGGTCCGGTTCGTCGATGTCGAGGTCGTCGATGCGCCCGCCGGCGGGGAGGTCGCGTCATGA
- a CDS encoding cyclopropane-fatty-acyl-phospholipid synthase family protein, giving the protein MIDSTGRPHAIGDGSPPAATMRLTSKACEYTLALNPALSVGEAYMDGRLAIEDGSLYDFLDVVARNYGVSGTNPWVALLERLGQGVKQANPIGRARRNVAHHYDLSSDLYSMFLDSDRQYSCAYFESPEDTLEAAQENKKRHIAAKLTLDRPGLKVLDIGSGWGGMALYLAEKFGADVTGVTLSTEQHEYSMQRAAGSPAGLRVRFELRDYREVEGPFDRIVSVGMFEHVGKKNYAEFFTRVRDLLTEDGVALIHTIGYADAPAPINPFMRKYIFPGADLPSLSEIFAAVEPLGLLVTDVEILRLHYAETLRHWRERFMARADEAAALYDERFVRMWEFYLVLCEIGFRRRTMVVFQMQLTRRIDILPTTREYIARAEENAVASLQRENWSV; this is encoded by the coding sequence GTGATTGATTCCACCGGGCGGCCACACGCGATCGGCGACGGCTCGCCTCCGGCCGCCACGATGCGCCTGACCTCGAAGGCGTGCGAATACACGCTCGCCCTCAATCCGGCTCTGTCAGTCGGCGAAGCCTACATGGATGGCCGGCTGGCGATAGAGGACGGAAGTCTCTACGACTTTCTCGACGTGGTGGCGCGCAACTACGGCGTTTCCGGAACAAACCCCTGGGTGGCCTTGCTCGAACGGTTGGGCCAGGGCGTGAAGCAGGCCAACCCGATCGGCCGGGCGCGCCGGAACGTGGCGCATCACTACGATCTGTCTTCCGATCTTTACAGCATGTTCCTGGATAGCGATCGCCAGTACTCGTGTGCCTATTTCGAGAGCCCGGAAGATACCCTGGAAGCGGCGCAGGAAAACAAGAAGCGGCATATCGCGGCGAAACTGACACTGGATCGGCCCGGCCTGAAGGTGCTCGACATTGGATCGGGCTGGGGCGGCATGGCCCTGTATCTCGCCGAGAAATTTGGCGCCGATGTCACCGGCGTTACGCTGAGCACCGAGCAGCACGAGTACAGCATGCAGAGGGCTGCGGGTTCCCCGGCCGGTTTGCGGGTGCGCTTCGAGCTGCGGGACTACCGCGAAGTCGAGGGTCCGTTCGACCGGATCGTCTCGGTGGGGATGTTCGAGCATGTCGGTAAGAAGAATTACGCCGAGTTCTTCACCCGCGTTCGGGATCTGCTGACCGAAGACGGCGTCGCGCTGATCCATACAATCGGCTATGCCGACGCGCCGGCGCCGATCAATCCCTTCATGCGCAAGTACATCTTCCCCGGCGCGGACCTGCCATCGCTGTCGGAGATCTTCGCCGCGGTGGAGCCGTTGGGCCTCCTTGTCACCGATGTGGAAATCCTGCGGCTACACTACGCCGAGACGCTGCGCCACTGGCGCGAGCGCTTCATGGCTCGGGCCGACGAAGCCGCAGCGCTCTATGACGAGCGTTTCGTGCGAATGTGGGAATTTTATCTGGTGCTCTGCGAAATCGGCTTCCGACGACGCACGATGGTGGTCTTCCAGATGCAGCTTACTCGCCGGATCGATATCCTGCCGACGACACGCGAATATATAGCCCGCGCGGAAGAGAACGCCGTGGCCAGCCTCCAGCGTGAGAACTGGTCAGTTTGA
- a CDS encoding CaiB/BaiF CoA transferase family protein: MDDARKGPLHGIVVLELAHVMAGPTCGRMLADMGADVIKIERLPGGDDTRRDRVTSESSEDDDSYAFMMMNRNKRGLALDLKTESGKAVLRRLLEKADVLIENYRHDTMAKLGFSYETLHETYPRLVYCAVSGFGRTGPYATRGGFDLVAQGMSGIMSFTGEGDGRPPVKMGAPVTDITAGILAAMGVCAALHNRNVTGKGQMVDTSLFEAGITFSYWHSAISFATGDSPGALGSRHPLNAPYQAYRTADGWINIGGANESNWHRLVAALDAEELGTDPRFFDNGARMANVDALEQELNARLSQRTTAVWMAVLDAAGVPAGPIMSVDEMHRDAQTVSRGMVTECDHLRHGTVKTIGFPVKFDETPAGVWRAAPVFGQHSREVLKEYGYADAEIDGFVAEGAIQPGA, from the coding sequence TGCGGCCGGATGCTGGCCGACATGGGCGCCGACGTCATCAAGATAGAGCGGTTGCCCGGCGGCGATGACACCCGCCGCGACCGGGTGACCTCGGAGTCTTCGGAAGACGACGATTCGTACGCCTTCATGATGATGAACCGCAACAAGCGCGGCCTGGCGCTCGATCTGAAGACCGAGTCGGGCAAGGCGGTGTTGCGGCGGCTACTCGAAAAGGCCGACGTGCTGATCGAGAACTACCGCCACGACACCATGGCCAAGCTCGGCTTTTCCTACGAGACGCTGCACGAAACCTATCCGCGGCTGGTCTATTGCGCGGTGTCGGGATTCGGCCGGACCGGTCCCTACGCGACGCGGGGCGGCTTCGACCTGGTTGCCCAGGGCATGAGCGGCATCATGAGTTTCACCGGCGAAGGCGACGGCCGACCGCCGGTCAAGATGGGCGCGCCGGTGACCGACATCACCGCCGGCATCCTCGCCGCCATGGGCGTCTGTGCCGCCCTTCACAACCGCAACGTCACCGGCAAGGGACAGATGGTCGACACCTCGCTGTTCGAGGCAGGCATCACCTTCAGCTACTGGCACTCCGCCATCAGCTTTGCCACCGGCGACAGTCCCGGCGCGCTCGGATCCCGCCATCCGCTCAACGCGCCCTATCAGGCCTACCGGACGGCGGATGGCTGGATCAACATCGGCGGGGCGAACGAATCCAACTGGCACCGCCTGGTCGCCGCGCTCGACGCCGAGGAGCTTGGAACGGATCCCCGGTTCTTTGACAACGGCGCCCGGATGGCCAATGTCGACGCGCTAGAACAGGAGCTCAACGCGCGGCTGTCGCAGCGCACCACCGCCGTGTGGATGGCCGTCCTCGACGCCGCCGGCGTACCCGCCGGACCGATCATGTCGGTCGACGAGATGCACCGCGACGCCCAGACCGTGTCTCGCGGCATGGTGACGGAGTGCGATCACCTGCGGCACGGCACCGTCAAGACGATCGGCTTTCCGGTGAAGTTCGACGAGACGCCGGCCGGCGTCTGGCGCGCCGCCCCCGTTTTCGGCCAGCACAGCCGCGAGGTGCTGAAGGAATACGGCTATGCCGACGCGGAGATCGACGGGTTTGTCGCCGAGGGGGCCATCCAGCCCGGCGCGTGA
- a CDS encoding DUF389 domain-containing protein, whose product MAGVAAALAFSLLVGVLLNVDQTMSELAARTPVDLGDVVLAPASGCAGAVAFTTGVSAALIGVMVAAALLPPLATSGLLLGGGHPILAKGAFSLFMVDLICVNLAGVTTFWAQGIKPTRWLEKDRP is encoded by the coding sequence TTGGCGGGTGTTGCGGCGGCTCTGGCGTTTTCTCTGCTCGTCGGCGTGCTGCTGAACGTGGACCAGACAATGTCCGAACTGGCAGCGCGCACGCCGGTGGATCTTGGCGACGTTGTGCTGGCACCGGCGTCAGGCTGCGCGGGCGCGGTGGCGTTCACAACAGGGGTGTCAGCGGCTTTAATCGGCGTCATGGTCGCCGCGGCGTTGTTGCCGCCGTTGGCGACGTCCGGTCTGCTGCTCGGCGGCGGACATCCCATCCTGGCCAAGGGAGCCTTTTCGCTGTTTATGGTTGACTTGATTTGTGTGAACCTGGCAGGTGTGACGACTTTTTGGGCGCAAGGCATCAAACCGACGAGATGGTTGGAGAAGGACCGGCCGTGA